A window of Blastocatellia bacterium genomic DNA:
AAATTTAACCACCCAAAATATTTTTAGTTGTTATCAAAAAGTGGTGATTTTAAGCTAATCCAATCACTGAAAGCAACCGACCTACAGCACCCCTTGAAATTTCACCACGATAAGAAAAATAAAGATCCATTCGGCAAAGGGTGCAATCATTCCAAATAAAGATATTGTCTGACTTAATGCCACAATTAAGCAACTGTTCTTGGTTGGCTAGGCGTAAGTCCATGTGTGATTTGCCATTAGGTTGATGGTTATTAAATAATTTACTTCCATAGCAAGAAAACTCTGTTTCAAAAGCTTCTTTAACTTCTGGCCCAACTTCAAAACAACATTGTCCAATTGCTGGGCCAGTTGCAGCTAGACAATCACTAGGGTTACTACCAAAGTTTTTTACTAGTTGTTCAACGCTTTTTTCTACAATTCTTGCTAAAGTTCCTCGCCAACCTGCATGAATACCAACTATTGCTTGGTTTTTAGGGTCTGCTACCAGTACAGGTAGACAATCAGCAGTTTGTATTCCTAACAAAATATTTTTTTCATTAGTAAGTAGCGCGTCACAAGTCATAGGGGTTTGCTGAGCTTTTGATAAACTTGTTACTAAATTGCTATCAGCCGAGTGAACTTGTTTAGCTGTAACGATTTCATAATGCTGATCTGTATTTACATTTAATTTTATGGTAGATAAAAAACGCTTTCGGTTTTCTTTTACATTTTCTTGAGTATCAGCAGCAAAATGAGCTAAATTT
This region includes:
- the pgeF gene encoding peptidoglycan editing factor PgeF, producing MQHFNIKTHLGVKFIECSPLTKAGFIAGFSTRVGGVSPLPENALNLAHFAADTQENVKENRKRFLSTIKLNVNTDQHYEIVTAKQVHSADSNLVTSLSKAQQTPMTCDALLTNEKNILLGIQTADCLPVLVADPKNQAIVGIHAGWRGTLARIVEKSVEQLVKNFGSNPSDCLAATGPAIGQCCFEVGPEVKEAFETEFSCYGSKLFNNHQPNGKSHMDLRLANQEQLLNCGIKSDNIFIWNDCTLCRMDLYFSYRGEISRGAVGRLLSVIGLA